In a genomic window of Sutcliffiella sp. FSL R7-0096:
- a CDS encoding opine metallophore biosynthesis dehydrogenase, translated as MSNFKRVLILGTGPTSIQLAVNLKEQLDCYIGIVGRESVRSEAFFTALGQSNHLIRVSIQNEKHRAMKGECYLDQVFKGYETIQGEWDTIILSVTTDAYIEVIKQINDTLLKKVRCIVLISPTFGSNNLIKNYLNKHNSNAEIISFSTYLGDTRWMHEKPSNHVLTTAVKKKLYIGSTHHSSKNIERLSKVYEQLGIELDVMDSPLEAETRNISLYVHPPLFMNDYSLNAIFGDVNNKKYVYKIYPEGPITQYLIRDMLSQWKEIMNVLEEINIKSINLLKFMTDDNYPVRLESLSRKDIESFNHLETIHQEYLLYIRYTSLLVDPFSEPDENGRFFDFSAVPIRKMFVNREGFLDIPRMPKEDYYRIKIIQGIARYLDSECPTIDKFIKTYESKIVEVAQSHENELLSDAFVVQSFDEDLNMICSEIEKSIGTKQLK; from the coding sequence ATGAGTAATTTTAAGCGAGTCTTAATTTTAGGAACTGGTCCTACATCAATTCAACTTGCTGTAAATTTAAAAGAACAATTAGATTGTTACATAGGGATTGTTGGAAGAGAATCTGTTCGCTCAGAGGCATTTTTTACGGCACTTGGGCAGAGTAATCATCTAATTCGTGTAAGTATTCAAAATGAAAAACACCGAGCCATGAAAGGTGAATGTTACCTCGACCAAGTTTTTAAAGGGTATGAAACCATACAGGGGGAATGGGATACCATTATTTTATCTGTAACCACAGATGCCTATATAGAAGTAATCAAACAAATCAATGATACGCTCTTAAAAAAAGTAAGGTGTATTGTTTTAATCTCTCCAACTTTCGGCTCGAATAACTTAATTAAAAATTATCTGAACAAACATAATTCAAATGCGGAAATTATTAGTTTTTCTACATATTTAGGTGATACTCGATGGATGCACGAAAAACCGTCTAATCATGTTTTAACAACAGCGGTCAAGAAAAAGTTATACATAGGGTCGACGCACCATTCGTCTAAAAATATTGAAAGACTATCTAAAGTTTATGAGCAATTAGGTATTGAGCTAGATGTCATGGATTCTCCACTTGAGGCGGAAACAAGAAATATTTCTTTATACGTACATCCACCTCTGTTTATGAATGACTACTCATTAAATGCGATTTTTGGAGATGTAAATAACAAGAAATACGTATATAAAATTTATCCTGAAGGACCTATTACGCAATATTTAATTCGTGATATGTTATCCCAATGGAAAGAAATAATGAATGTTTTAGAAGAAATAAATATAAAAAGTATAAATTTACTAAAATTTATGACAGACGATAACTATCCAGTAAGGTTGGAAAGCTTATCCCGTAAAGATATAGAAAGTTTTAATCACTTAGAAACTATTCATCAAGAGTACTTGTTATATATACGTTATACCTCACTATTAGTGGATCCTTTTTCAGAACCAGATGAGAATGGAAGATTTTTCGATTTTTCTGCTGTTCCAATCAGAAAAATGTTCGTGAATAGAGAAGGGTTTTTGGATATTCCAAGGATGCCTAAAGAAGATTATTATCGCATAAAAATAATACAAGGAATCGCACGATATTTAGACTCAGAATGTCCAACAATAGATAAATTCATTAAAACATATGAGAGTAAAATTGTAGAGGTTGCTCAATCTCATGAAAACGAATTGTTATCTGATGCATTTGTAGTACAAAGTTTTGATGAAGACCTGAATATGATTTGTAGTGAAATAGAAAAAAGTATAGGCACAAAGCAATTGAAATAG
- the nikA gene encoding nickel ABC transporter substrate-binding protein produces MKKCKLVGLIFLIISILVACSAENSTSEKKENDAAKSENELIYASAKDINDMNPHFYTGSMPAQGMVYESLVENTKDGIKPLLAESWEVSEDGKVYTFFLRKDVKFHDGEPFNAEAVKKNIEAVQNNAEKHAWIKLSTKIESVNVVDEHTVELVLSDAYYPTLVELSMTRPYVFLSPKDFKNGDTKDGVSGFNGTGPYILTEHKTDEFATFTANEDYWNVPPKIKKITSQVLPAGETTFLALQKGEVNFVFTDDRGADSLNVEAMNQLVDSGDYQLVRSEPMNTKMIVANSSKTDNPISETAVREAIWHSIDRETISKDIFNDTESVAHTLFSPNVNYADVDLKKRGYDVKKAKEILEKNGWKTENGEEVRTKDGKKLVMELFYDSNSSSQKTQAEFIQASLKEIGLQLEIIGEESTSIANRRSTGDYDLLFNQTWGLAYDPQSTIAAFTSEASYLHTTKGIDKAGELYKKIEQVMVSTDEQTRKSLYADILTIVHEEAIFIPITNGSVTVVAPKNLNGISFKQTQFELPFELMNFK; encoded by the coding sequence ATTAAAAAATGTAAGTTAGTGGGTCTGATATTTTTGATTATATCTATTCTAGTTGCCTGCTCTGCAGAAAATTCTACTAGTGAAAAAAAGGAAAATGATGCAGCTAAAAGTGAAAACGAATTAATTTATGCATCAGCTAAAGACATCAATGATATGAATCCTCATTTTTACACAGGTTCCATGCCAGCACAAGGGATGGTATATGAATCACTAGTTGAGAACACTAAAGACGGTATTAAGCCTTTACTTGCTGAGTCGTGGGAAGTTTCAGAAGATGGAAAAGTATACACGTTCTTTTTAAGAAAAGATGTGAAATTTCATGATGGTGAGCCGTTTAACGCAGAGGCAGTGAAGAAAAATATTGAAGCTGTACAGAATAATGCAGAAAAGCATGCCTGGATTAAGTTATCTACAAAAATAGAAAGTGTGAATGTTGTAGATGAGCATACTGTTGAATTAGTATTGTCAGATGCATACTATCCAACCTTGGTTGAATTGTCTATGACCAGACCGTATGTATTCCTATCACCCAAAGATTTTAAAAACGGGGATACTAAGGATGGCGTAAGTGGTTTTAACGGTACAGGACCATATATTCTGACGGAACATAAAACCGATGAATTCGCCACTTTTACAGCAAATGAAGACTACTGGAATGTGCCGCCTAAAATTAAGAAGATTACCTCCCAAGTACTTCCAGCTGGGGAAACGACTTTCTTAGCCTTGCAAAAAGGGGAAGTCAACTTTGTATTTACAGATGATCGCGGCGCCGACAGCCTCAATGTCGAAGCCATGAACCAATTAGTCGATTCCGGAGACTATCAACTTGTAAGAAGTGAACCGATGAACACCAAAATGATAGTAGCCAATAGCAGTAAAACTGATAATCCAATAAGTGAAACGGCTGTTCGGGAAGCAATTTGGCACTCGATTGATAGAGAAACAATTAGTAAGGATATTTTTAATGACACAGAATCAGTGGCCCATACATTATTTTCACCTAATGTAAATTATGCAGATGTTGACTTAAAGAAGCGCGGATATGATGTGAAAAAAGCCAAGGAGATTCTAGAAAAAAATGGCTGGAAAACAGAGAATGGGGAGGAAGTTAGAACAAAAGATGGGAAAAAATTAGTCATGGAGCTCTTTTATGATAGTAATTCGTCTTCTCAAAAAACACAGGCTGAATTTATTCAGGCTTCATTAAAAGAGATTGGTCTTCAACTGGAGATTATTGGTGAAGAGTCAACATCCATCGCTAATAGAAGATCAACTGGTGACTATGATTTATTATTCAATCAAACTTGGGGTCTAGCATATGACCCACAAAGTACAATTGCTGCCTTTACATCTGAAGCTTCTTATTTGCATACGACCAAAGGCATTGATAAAGCAGGTGAGCTATACAAGAAGATTGAACAAGTTATGGTATCTACAGACGAGCAAACAAGGAAATCATTGTACGCTGATATTTTGACGATTGTTCATGAAGAAGCGATTTTTATTCCTATTACAAATGGAAGTGTTACGGTAGTAGCCCCCAAAAATTTAAATGGAATATCATTCAAGCAAACTCAATTTGAGCTACCATTTGAATTGATGAACTTTAAATAG